In Thermoplasmataceae archaeon, the genomic window GGATTATACACGTTCCTGCCAATGATCTCCGCTCTAGCCATGGGAATGAGCTCAACATCAGTTGTCCTGAATTCCTTGCTCCTGCGCGGCAAAATCTCAAGGGAGTGGAGTAAGAACATGGATGAAATCACTGGAATCGAAGAGAATATTGCACGCTCCACGTTGCAAAATGGTACATGAACTTGCGGGTTTGCCACATTTTACATAGTAAGCCTGCATGTCGACATAATTGGAAACAATCTGCGAAGTTTGCAATGGAACTGGAGTTGTCATGGATTCTGAGGGCCATCGCGATATATGCCAAAATTGCATGGGACTTGGAACAACCACTCAGAATCAGGCAGAGGGGTCCGAGATTGACAGTAAGACAGCACAAAGAAACAGGAAACCGCTGATCCGTGCATTATGGATACTGGCGGTAGTTATGGCTGTTTACTACTCCGCATTCATATTCGGAGACATGATATTCCATTTTTCCTTATCCATATTCATCCTAATACTGATTGCAGGCCACTCCATTTCCGTTGGTGGATTTATCTTATATCTTATCCTGGTTTCAATTCCAAAAGAACTAAAAGAATAATATATGCCAGACATCGGCACCGCAAACAAGATAAGATAGAAAATATACCCCTCTGAAAAAAATTAAAAAGTCGAACAATATTACGAGACCAGTGTTAAATTGATCCAAACATCCAGGACGTTAAGAAAATGAATATTAGGAGAGTGGTATTAGATGTCGGGAAAGCTCTGTCCAGACCGACGTTTGTGGAACTTATACATTCCATCGAGATTGTGCCGGGCGTGGAAGCTGTCAATGCCAATGTCACTGAGATGGACATGGAGACAATGGGCATCAGCATTACAGTCGAAGGGAACAATATAGATTATGAAGAACTTGTAGATTCAATCGAGAAGACGGGATCAGTGGTTCATTCTGTGGACCAGATTGCCGCTGGGAAAAGGCTCATAGAGAATATTCGGGGCAACACTTGAGGGACGATATTCTGTTCCCAGTTACTCTTGGGCTTACAGATGGCATCATAACTGTATTGATGCTGGCTTCGGCAGATTTTCTGGGACCCAGCAATATGACAGTGACCCTTGCCGTGAGGATAGCTTTTGGGTCTGCATTTGTCGGTACGCTCAGTTTCTTCATAGCAGAATATTCCAGATTGAGGTCTGAACTTACCAAGGTTTCGCAGCAC contains:
- a CDS encoding DUF211 domain-containing protein, with product MNIRRVVLDVGKALSRPTFVELIHSIEIVPGVEAVNANVTEMDMETMGISITVEGNNIDYEELVDSIEKTGSVVHSVDQIAAGKRLIENIRGNT